From the genome of Ectobacillus sp. JY-23, one region includes:
- a CDS encoding EAL domain-containing protein produces MEQFQSQMADDIPSHKYITNRHYLRFFLPYIVIIILLHDIVTNAASHQYPQFVLLALCIVLCFRQFYMWRENRTLVLTYQSLQERLEDKINEGIQALAKNELHYKTLFENHPDAVFSLDTSGNFQAMNVSCTNIFHYSHKELAGRPLLNYVTDPYRHVVRDAIRHAKSGKPQTFDILFNETHLQVTFIPTMLGTKCIGMYGIAKDMTELKEKQQQVEHMAFHDALTGLANRRQFEMRLEEAMKLATKRETMVAVLFIDLDRFKKINDRLGHDVGDLLLIEIGQRLASALRSKDVVARQGGDEFTVFLTDVFSKKSAALVAERLMELLNEPVYIGSHELKITPSIGIAMYPSHGTNVTKLMKHADIAMYRAKASGKNKYMFYAAKMSDVEDEKHFLEGELSRALQNEELVLHYQPQVDLATKRIVGFEALLRWHHPKLGLVSPASFIPLAEETGLIIPMGEWIIRTACKQAATWRDGGYELKVGVNLSPLQFNQSNLVGLIAHILKETKLPPHLLDLEITEGIAMKKEEQVIKKLHQLKELGVQISIDDFGTGYSSLSYLTKYPIHTLKIAREFIREIGTSRQEEAIISSIVMMAKNLGLTVIAEGVETNAQWQFLKRQDCDHIQGFYISKPLPETEIIALLQKSEAHYR; encoded by the coding sequence ATGGAACAATTTCAATCACAAATGGCAGATGATATCCCTTCGCATAAATATATTACCAATCGCCACTACCTTCGCTTTTTTCTTCCGTATATAGTCATTATTATTTTGTTACACGATATTGTTACAAATGCAGCGTCGCATCAATATCCACAATTTGTGCTACTTGCTCTGTGTATTGTACTTTGCTTTCGCCAATTTTATATGTGGCGAGAAAATCGGACACTCGTTTTAACTTATCAATCCTTACAGGAGCGGCTTGAAGATAAGATAAATGAAGGTATACAAGCGCTTGCCAAAAATGAACTTCATTATAAAACATTATTTGAAAATCATCCAGATGCTGTGTTTTCTCTGGATACAAGCGGAAACTTCCAAGCGATGAATGTTTCTTGTACCAACATCTTTCACTACTCTCATAAAGAGCTGGCAGGGCGACCACTCTTAAATTACGTGACAGATCCATACAGACACGTGGTAAGAGATGCCATTCGCCATGCCAAAAGCGGCAAGCCACAAACCTTTGATATTTTATTTAATGAAACACATCTGCAAGTTACTTTCATACCTACCATGCTTGGTACAAAGTGCATTGGTATGTATGGTATTGCGAAAGACATGACGGAGCTAAAAGAAAAACAGCAGCAAGTTGAGCATATGGCATTTCATGATGCACTGACAGGGCTCGCAAACAGGCGGCAATTTGAAATGCGCTTAGAAGAGGCGATGAAGCTGGCAACAAAAAGAGAAACGATGGTCGCTGTCTTATTTATCGACTTAGATCGCTTTAAAAAAATTAATGATCGTCTCGGACACGATGTAGGCGATTTGCTGCTAATTGAGATTGGTCAACGATTGGCCAGTGCACTGCGCTCTAAGGACGTCGTTGCACGGCAGGGAGGTGATGAGTTCACCGTATTTCTTACAGATGTGTTCTCTAAAAAAAGTGCTGCACTTGTCGCTGAGCGGCTTATGGAGTTGTTGAACGAACCCGTATACATAGGCAGCCACGAGCTAAAAATTACACCAAGTATTGGTATTGCCATGTATCCTTCTCACGGTACAAACGTAACAAAATTGATGAAGCATGCAGATATCGCCATGTACCGCGCAAAAGCAAGTGGTAAAAATAAATATATGTTTTATGCGGCCAAAATGAGTGATGTAGAGGATGAAAAGCATTTCCTGGAGGGGGAGCTAAGCAGAGCGCTTCAAAATGAAGAGCTTGTGCTGCATTATCAACCCCAGGTCGATCTCGCGACAAAACGCATTGTTGGATTTGAAGCACTGCTTCGTTGGCACCATCCAAAGCTTGGGCTCGTTTCTCCGGCTTCTTTTATTCCACTTGCTGAAGAAACAGGATTGATTATACCAATGGGTGAGTGGATTATTCGAACTGCCTGTAAACAAGCAGCTACCTGGAGAGATGGAGGATACGAGTTAAAGGTTGGCGTAAACCTTTCTCCCTTACAATTTAATCAATCAAATTTAGTAGGTTTAATTGCCCATATTTTAAAGGAAACAAAGTTGCCGCCGCACCTGTTGGATCTTGAGATTACAGAAGGCATTGCGATGAAGAAAGAAGAGCAGGTTATTAAAAAATTACATCAATTAAAAGAGCTCGGCGTACAAATTTCCATTGATGACTTTGGTACTGGCTACTCTTCTTTATCTTACTTAACAAAGTATCCGATTCATACGCTGAAAATTGCCCGTGAATTTATTCGAGAAATTGGAACGAGTAGACAAGAGGAAGCTATTATTTCTTCAATTGTGATGATGGCTAAGAATCTAGGGCTGACTGTAATTGCAGAGGGCGTCGAAACAAATGCCCAGTGGCAGTTTTTAAAGCGGCAAGATTGTGACCATATTCAAGGGTTTTATATCAGCAAGCCTCTTCCTGAAACAGAAATTATAGCTCTTTTACAAAAGTCGGAAGCTCACTATAGATAA
- the map gene encoding type I methionyl aminopeptidase: protein MIIRNEQDLEGLRKIGRIVALAREEMKASAKPGMTTKELDLIGKRVLDEHGADSAPQKEYDFPGVTCISVNEEVAHGIPGDRVLQEGDLINVDISAALGGYYADTGISFVLGNDPEKERLCQAAVDAFWAAMKKTKAGARKNQIGRAVMNEARKNNFNVIENLTGHGIGLSLHEAPEHILNYFDPMDSMLLKEGMVLAIEPFVSAGANHIIESGDGWTFVTPDKSLVAQCEHTVVVTKGEPIILTQL, encoded by the coding sequence ATGATTATTCGTAATGAGCAAGATTTAGAGGGCCTTCGCAAAATCGGTCGCATTGTTGCGCTGGCACGCGAAGAAATGAAAGCATCCGCAAAGCCGGGCATGACAACGAAAGAGCTCGATCTAATCGGCAAGCGTGTGCTAGATGAGCATGGTGCTGACTCCGCGCCGCAAAAAGAATATGATTTCCCTGGTGTCACATGCATCAGCGTGAATGAAGAGGTGGCGCACGGTATCCCTGGTGACCGCGTACTTCAAGAGGGCGACCTCATAAATGTTGATATTTCAGCTGCTCTTGGCGGTTACTATGCAGATACAGGTATTTCATTTGTGCTTGGCAATGACCCAGAAAAGGAGCGTCTATGTCAAGCAGCTGTAGATGCATTTTGGGCGGCGATGAAAAAAACCAAAGCGGGCGCACGTAAAAATCAAATCGGCCGCGCTGTAATGAATGAAGCTAGAAAAAATAACTTTAATGTGATTGAAAATTTAACTGGGCACGGCATAGGGTTAAGCCTGCACGAAGCACCTGAGCACATCTTAAATTACTTTGATCCAATGGATAGTATGCTCCTAAAAGAGGGCATGGTTCTAGCCATAGAGCCATTCGTTTCCGCAGGTGCCAACCATATTATCGAATCAGGCGACGGCTGGACATTTGTAACACCAGACAAAAGTCTAGTGGCACAATGCGAACATACTGTCGTGGTGACAAAAGGCGAACCTATTATTTTAACGCAATTATAA
- the argS gene encoding arginine--tRNA ligase translates to MNSLEQIKDLLKEEIKAAVIKAGLAIEEQMPNVVLEVPKDKVNGDFSTNMAMQLARVAKKAPRMIAEELVQNIDQTKASVEKIDIAGPGFINFYMDNSYLTDLIPAILQAGEAYGETNTGQGQKVQVEFVSANPTGDLHLGHARGAAVGDTLCNVLAKAGYDVSREYYINDAGNQIHNLALSVEARYMQALGMDKEMPEDGYYGEDVINIGKTLAAEFGDQYVNADEEERYNFFREYGLKYELEKLKKDLESFRVGFDVWYSETSLYKNGKIDEALADLKKSGEIYELDGATWFRSTTYGDDKDRVLIKQDGSYTYLTPDIAYHRDKIERGFTKLINIWGADHHGYIPRMKAAIQALGHDRDTLEVEIIQMVQLYQNGEKMKMSKRTGKAVTLRELMEEVGVDAMRYFFAMRSADSHLDFDMDLAVSKSNENPVYYAQYAHARVCSILRQGEELGLPGEGEINYKLINSEKEFDLLKKMGDFPAIVADAAQKRIPHRMTNYVFELASALHSFYNAEKVLDRDNMEKSQARYELMKAVQITLQNALKLIGVSAPEKM, encoded by the coding sequence ATGAACTCTTTGGAGCAAATCAAAGACTTATTAAAAGAAGAAATAAAAGCAGCGGTTATAAAAGCAGGCTTGGCGATAGAAGAGCAAATGCCAAACGTAGTGCTTGAAGTACCGAAGGATAAAGTGAACGGCGATTTTTCTACAAATATGGCAATGCAGCTTGCACGCGTAGCGAAAAAAGCTCCTCGCATGATTGCGGAAGAGCTAGTACAAAACATTGACCAAACAAAAGCATCTGTAGAAAAAATTGATATTGCCGGACCAGGCTTTATCAATTTCTACATGGATAACAGTTATTTAACAGATTTGATTCCTGCCATTTTACAAGCAGGAGAAGCATATGGCGAAACAAATACGGGTCAAGGTCAGAAGGTACAGGTCGAGTTTGTATCCGCCAATCCGACAGGCGATCTTCACCTTGGTCATGCGCGCGGCGCGGCAGTAGGTGATACACTTTGCAACGTACTTGCGAAAGCGGGTTATGATGTATCACGCGAGTATTACATTAATGATGCAGGTAACCAAATTCATAACTTGGCACTGTCTGTGGAAGCACGCTATATGCAGGCTTTGGGTATGGATAAAGAAATGCCGGAGGACGGCTACTATGGAGAAGATGTTATTAATATTGGTAAAACGTTGGCAGCTGAATTTGGCGACCAATACGTGAACGCAGATGAAGAAGAGCGTTACAACTTCTTCCGTGAGTATGGCCTGAAATATGAATTAGAAAAGTTGAAAAAAGACTTGGAAAGCTTCCGCGTCGGTTTTGACGTATGGTATTCGGAAACGTCTCTATACAAAAACGGTAAAATTGATGAAGCTCTTGCAGATTTGAAAAAGAGTGGTGAAATCTATGAGCTTGATGGTGCAACCTGGTTCCGTTCCACAACATACGGTGATGACAAGGACCGCGTATTAATTAAGCAAGATGGATCTTACACATACTTAACGCCAGATATCGCATATCATCGCGATAAAATTGAGCGCGGCTTTACAAAGCTGATTAACATTTGGGGTGCGGATCACCATGGTTACATCCCGCGTATGAAGGCGGCAATTCAAGCGCTTGGTCATGATCGTGATACGCTTGAAGTTGAAATCATCCAAATGGTGCAGCTGTATCAAAACGGCGAAAAGATGAAAATGAGTAAGCGTACAGGTAAAGCCGTTACGCTTCGTGAATTGATGGAAGAGGTTGGCGTGGACGCAATGCGTTACTTCTTCGCAATGCGCAGCGCGGATTCTCATCTTGATTTCGATATGGATTTGGCTGTGTCTAAATCCAATGAAAACCCAGTGTACTATGCACAATATGCGCACGCACGCGTATGCAGCATTCTACGCCAGGGCGAGGAATTAGGTTTACCGGGAGAAGGAGAAATCAACTATAAGCTAATTAACTCTGAAAAAGAATTTGACTTGCTTAAGAAAATGGGTGATTTCCCCGCTATCGTGGCAGACGCAGCGCAAAAACGCATTCCGCATCGCATGACAAACTATGTGTTTGAATTAGCATCTGCGCTTCACAGCTTCTACAATGCGGAGAAGGTGCTGGACCGCGACAATATGGAGAAGAGTCAAGCGCGCTACGAGCTAATGAAGGCTGTACAAATTACACTGCAAAATGCATTAAAACTAATTGGTGTTTCTGCGCCGGAGAAAATGTAA
- a CDS encoding DUF1934 domain-containing protein, with product MDKQTNGVPVHVKFVTQIRDGARKETIAFDTNGLYYEKGQSTYLTFEEPNEQGQVKTIVKIQDETVRIMRSGALSMRQMHVKGEKTEGVYESVLGTFQLETKTDNVLLEWSEKTRKGQLFLTYTLLLNGSDAGRYNITIQFKEETK from the coding sequence GTGGACAAGCAAACGAACGGTGTGCCGGTGCATGTGAAATTTGTAACGCAAATTCGCGACGGTGCGCGCAAGGAAACTATTGCATTTGACACAAATGGTCTATACTATGAAAAAGGTCAAAGTACGTACCTGACATTTGAAGAGCCAAATGAGCAGGGACAGGTAAAAACCATCGTAAAAATACAAGACGAGACAGTGCGCATTATGCGCTCCGGTGCTCTTTCCATGCGGCAAATGCATGTAAAAGGAGAGAAAACAGAAGGTGTGTACGAAAGTGTCCTTGGTACATTTCAGCTGGAAACGAAAACAGACAATGTTCTGCTCGAATGGTCGGAGAAAACGAGAAAAGGACAGTTGTTTTTAACATATACCCTGCTTCTAAACGGAAGCGATGCGGGTCGCTATAACATTACAATTCAATTTAAGGAGGAGACGAAATGA
- the speB gene encoding agmatinase, which translates to MRFDEAYSGNVFIKSHPNYEESEAVIYGMPMDWTVSFRPGSRFGPGRIREVSIGLEEYSPYMDRELEEVKYFDAGDIPLPFGNAQRSLDMIEEYIDGLLADGKFPIGLGGEHLVSWPVIKAMYKKYPDLAIIHMDAHTDLRDNYEGEPLSHSTPIKKACDLIGPKNVYSFGIRSGMKEEFQWAKEVGMNLFKFDVHQPLKEVLPKLAGRPVYVTIDIDVLDPAHAPGTGTLEAGGITSKELLASLVEIANSDVKVVGADLVEVAPVYDHSEQTPVVASKIIREIILGLVQKNK; encoded by the coding sequence ATGCGTTTTGATGAAGCGTATTCCGGTAATGTATTTATTAAAAGTCATCCTAATTATGAAGAGTCCGAAGCAGTCATCTATGGTATGCCAATGGACTGGACAGTAAGCTTCCGTCCGGGCTCCCGTTTCGGTCCTGGCCGCATCCGCGAGGTATCCATTGGTCTTGAGGAATATAGCCCGTACATGGATCGTGAGCTAGAAGAAGTGAAATACTTTGATGCAGGCGATATCCCGCTACCATTCGGCAATGCACAGCGCAGCCTTGACATGATTGAGGAATACATTGATGGCCTATTGGCTGACGGTAAATTCCCAATTGGTCTTGGCGGTGAGCATTTAGTATCTTGGCCGGTTATTAAAGCCATGTACAAAAAGTATCCAGACCTTGCGATTATCCATATGGATGCACATACAGATCTTCGCGATAACTACGAAGGCGAGCCATTATCTCACTCCACGCCAATTAAAAAAGCGTGTGATTTAATCGGTCCGAAAAACGTATACTCCTTTGGTATCCGTTCCGGTATGAAGGAAGAATTCCAATGGGCAAAAGAAGTGGGTATGAACTTATTTAAGTTTGATGTACATCAGCCGCTGAAGGAAGTATTGCCAAAGCTGGCGGGCCGTCCGGTATACGTAACAATCGACATCGATGTACTTGACCCTGCGCATGCACCTGGTACAGGTACGCTAGAAGCAGGCGGTATTACATCTAAAGAGCTTCTTGCTTCTTTAGTTGAAATTGCAAACTCTGATGTGAAGGTTGTTGGGGCTGACCTGGTAGAGGTTGCACCTGTGTATGACCACAGCGAGCAAACACCGGTAGTCGCAAGCAAAATCATTCGCGAGATTATTCTTGGTTTGGTTCAAAAGAATAAATAA
- the speE gene encoding spermidine synthase, which yields MGLWFTEKQTENFGITIKINRTLHTEQTDFQKLDMVETEEFGNMLLLDGMVMTSQKDEFVYHEMVAHVPLFTHPNPENVLVVGGGDGGVIREVLKHPSVKKATLVEIDGKVIEYSKKYLPEIAGELENPRVDVKVDDGFMHIAQSENVYDVIMVDSTEPVGPAVNLFTKGFYSGISKALKEDGIFVAQTDNPWFTPELITSVFKDVSEIFPITRLYTANIPTYPSGLWTFTIGSKKHDPLEVSEERFHEIETKYYTKELHKAAFVLPKFVGDLIK from the coding sequence ATGGGATTATGGTTTACTGAAAAGCAAACTGAGAACTTTGGTATCACAATTAAAATCAACCGCACTTTACATACAGAGCAAACTGATTTTCAAAAGCTTGATATGGTGGAGACAGAGGAGTTCGGCAACATGCTTCTATTAGATGGCATGGTTATGACTTCTCAAAAGGACGAGTTCGTATATCACGAGATGGTAGCGCACGTACCTTTGTTTACGCATCCAAACCCTGAAAACGTACTTGTAGTAGGCGGCGGCGACGGCGGTGTAATTCGTGAAGTATTGAAGCACCCAAGCGTGAAAAAAGCAACGCTTGTTGAGATCGATGGCAAGGTAATTGAGTACTCTAAAAAGTACTTACCTGAAATCGCTGGCGAGCTTGAGAATCCACGTGTTGATGTGAAAGTTGACGACGGCTTTATGCACATTGCACAAAGCGAGAACGTATACGATGTAATCATGGTTGACTCCACTGAGCCAGTAGGTCCTGCGGTGAACTTGTTTACAAAAGGCTTTTACTCAGGTATCTCCAAAGCGCTTAAAGAAGACGGTATCTTTGTAGCGCAAACGGACAACCCTTGGTTCACACCTGAATTAATTACAAGCGTATTTAAAGATGTAAGCGAGATCTTCCCAATCACGCGTCTTTACACTGCAAACATCCCAACATACCCAAGTGGTCTTTGGACGTTTACAATCGGCTCTAAAAAGCACGATCCACTTGAAGTGAGTGAAGAGCGTTTCCATGAAATCGAAACAAAGTACTACACGAAAGAGCTTCACAAAGCAGCATTCGTGTTGCCTAAATTTGTTGGCGATTTGATTAAATAA
- a CDS encoding spore germination protein — protein MSEQKKQHFSQMKKQQSKTFEIPLPLKEELSETQLLTGHISHDASLLQKATGNSADIIYKTFHISSQSFLFIYTEGLANQQTIRNLLEYLMSVSAEDLEQLLVESRIPIGSTKELLTAQEALSSLLVGHSVLIIAGIPKGIAIDTNGIEHRTVSEPQNQTVIKGPQEAFNETLVTNIALVRKRIRHPNLWTERMEIGDVTKTAICIMYVKNLANEDIVNEVRRRLKQIKTDSILESGYIEEFIADQQRGIFPTMFNTERPDVIAADLLEGKVAIFVDGTPYVLSAPAVFIQFFQAAEDYYNRGDYGMLRMLRFACFFITLLAPALYIALTTYHQEMLPTTLLISIAAQRDAIPFPAFIEALLMQFTFEILREAGIRMPRAIGNAVSIVGALVLGEAAVQAGFVSPAMVIVISITALTTFISPDFAMSFPQRILRIILMLLGASFGLFGIVVGLFAVLLHLCHLQSFGVPYMSPLGPFNRNDQQDTFLRLPRWAMHKRPKMFHSQNEIRTATKQGDET, from the coding sequence ATGTCTGAACAAAAAAAACAGCACTTTTCCCAAATGAAAAAACAACAAAGCAAAACGTTTGAGATACCGCTGCCTCTCAAAGAAGAGCTGTCCGAAACGCAATTGCTGACCGGTCATATAAGCCATGATGCCAGTCTGCTTCAAAAAGCAACCGGCAATAGCGCTGATATTATCTATAAAACCTTCCATATAAGTTCCCAATCTTTCTTGTTCATTTATACGGAAGGTCTTGCTAATCAACAAACTATTAGAAATCTCCTGGAATACTTGATGAGCGTTTCAGCAGAGGATTTGGAGCAATTATTAGTAGAAAGCCGCATTCCCATCGGCTCCACAAAAGAATTGCTGACCGCACAAGAGGCACTATCCTCCCTTTTGGTTGGTCATTCCGTTCTTATTATAGCAGGTATCCCTAAAGGAATTGCGATTGATACGAATGGAATAGAGCACAGAACGGTGAGTGAGCCCCAGAATCAAACCGTTATTAAAGGTCCACAGGAAGCATTCAATGAAACATTAGTGACAAACATTGCTCTTGTTCGAAAAAGAATTAGACATCCAAACTTATGGACGGAGCGAATGGAAATTGGTGATGTCACCAAGACGGCTATTTGTATAATGTATGTCAAAAATTTAGCCAATGAGGACATTGTCAACGAGGTTAGAAGACGATTGAAGCAAATCAAGACCGATTCGATTCTAGAAAGCGGTTATATTGAAGAGTTTATTGCGGATCAACAGAGAGGGATTTTTCCTACCATGTTCAATACAGAGCGCCCAGATGTGATTGCGGCTGATCTTCTTGAAGGAAAGGTCGCAATCTTTGTAGACGGTACGCCATACGTATTGTCGGCACCTGCTGTATTTATTCAATTCTTCCAAGCTGCCGAAGATTATTATAACCGGGGCGATTATGGCATGCTGCGTATGCTTAGGTTTGCTTGCTTTTTCATTACACTTTTGGCACCAGCACTTTATATTGCGCTAACCACATATCACCAAGAAATGCTTCCTACCACCCTGCTCATCAGCATTGCAGCGCAGCGAGATGCCATTCCATTTCCTGCTTTCATAGAAGCTTTATTAATGCAATTTACGTTTGAGATTTTACGTGAAGCTGGCATCCGTATGCCTCGCGCGATTGGTAACGCCGTTTCTATCGTAGGTGCGCTTGTTCTCGGAGAAGCTGCCGTACAGGCAGGTTTTGTGTCACCTGCTATGGTCATTGTGATTTCCATTACAGCCCTAACAACCTTTATTTCTCCGGACTTTGCTATGTCGTTTCCGCAGCGAATTCTGCGTATCATCCTGATGCTGCTCGGTGCATCATTTGGTTTGTTCGGCATAGTAGTAGGTTTATTTGCCGTCTTGCTGCATCTTTGTCATTTACAATCCTTCGGTGTCCCTTATATGTCACCGCTTGGCCCGTTTAATAGAAATGATCAGCAAGATACGTTTTTACGATTACCAAGAT